Proteins from a genomic interval of Pseudoalteromonas aliena SW19:
- the pseI gene encoding pseudaminic acid synthase codes for MKNKFVEINGRRIGLDYEPYIVAELSANHNGDLKEALKTIEEAAKCGADAIKIQSYTPDTMTIDCDKNEFQIKGGLWDGYNLYELYKWAHTPFEWHCALFEKAKEVGITIFSTPFDETAVELLEELNTPAYKVASFELTDLPLIKRIAETGKPIIMSTGMANITEIEEAISTARDNGCDELIVLHCISAYPAPFEQANLATIADIATRFNVITGLSDHTLGTTAAIASVALGASFIEKHFILDRSKKGPDSEFSIEPEQLKSIVSQSKDVYKSIGNAGYELKSAESENLKFRRSIYFIEDIPAGTIITKKHIKRIRPGYGLPCKYYDTLIGKKAAVDITRGTAAKWEFIDE; via the coding sequence ATGAAAAATAAATTTGTAGAAATAAATGGTCGAAGAATAGGTTTAGATTATGAACCTTACATTGTTGCTGAGCTTTCAGCTAACCATAACGGCGATCTTAAAGAAGCCCTAAAAACAATCGAAGAAGCAGCTAAATGTGGAGCCGATGCGATAAAAATTCAATCATATACGCCAGATACAATGACTATCGACTGCGATAAAAACGAGTTTCAGATTAAAGGCGGGTTATGGGATGGTTATAATTTATATGAACTATATAAATGGGCTCACACCCCTTTTGAATGGCACTGTGCACTGTTTGAAAAAGCCAAAGAAGTCGGTATCACTATATTTTCAACACCGTTTGATGAAACAGCAGTGGAGTTGCTAGAAGAATTAAATACCCCAGCTTACAAAGTCGCCTCTTTCGAATTAACCGACCTACCTCTCATCAAGCGAATTGCTGAAACAGGTAAACCTATCATTATGTCTACAGGTATGGCTAATATCACAGAGATAGAAGAAGCGATTAGCACAGCAAGAGATAATGGTTGTGATGAACTGATTGTACTGCATTGCATAAGTGCTTACCCTGCGCCATTCGAGCAAGCTAATTTAGCGACAATCGCGGATATTGCAACACGCTTTAACGTTATCACAGGCTTATCTGATCATACCTTAGGCACAACGGCAGCAATTGCCTCAGTTGCTTTAGGAGCATCCTTTATTGAAAAGCATTTTATTTTAGATAGATCTAAAAAAGGCCCTGACTCAGAATTTTCAATTGAGCCAGAGCAACTTAAATCAATTGTTAGCCAAAGCAAAGATGTGTACAAATCGATAGGTAATGCAGGGTATGAATTAAAATCAGCTGAAAGCGAAAATCTAAAATTTAGACGCTCTATTTATTTTATTGAAGATATACCGGCAGGTACAATCATAACAAAAAAACACATAAAAAGAATACGCCCAGGCTACGGTCTGCCTTGTAAGTATTACGATACGCTGATTGGCAAAAAAGCCGCCGTAGATATAACAAGAGGAACAGCTGCTAAATGGGAATTTATTGATGAGTAG
- a CDS encoding methionyl-tRNA formyltransferase: MNNYVVATIKDWNIAQYNKRTPAYNGNWHLITDKKELTYSHLKHLNPKYIFFPHWSWIVPEEIINNFNCVCFHMTDLPYGRGGSPMQNLISLGHTTTKLSALKMEESIDTGPIYLKRPLSLEGTAQQIFLRCSALTFDMIQFIVNENPEVTPQEGPVTAFSRRNPSQSVIDTNLDLDAIFDHIRMLDADSYPKAYIKHGKYKLEFTNATKSNGALTANIKLTLFE; the protein is encoded by the coding sequence ATGAACAATTACGTTGTAGCTACAATTAAAGACTGGAATATTGCCCAATATAATAAACGCACGCCAGCTTACAATGGAAATTGGCATTTAATTACTGACAAAAAAGAGCTCACTTATAGTCACTTAAAACACTTAAACCCCAAGTATATATTTTTTCCTCATTGGAGCTGGATTGTTCCTGAAGAAATAATTAACAACTTTAATTGCGTATGCTTCCATATGACTGATTTGCCTTATGGGCGGGGCGGAAGTCCAATGCAGAATTTAATTTCTCTTGGCCATACCACCACAAAATTAAGTGCCCTAAAAATGGAAGAAAGTATAGATACAGGCCCTATTTACCTAAAAAGGCCTTTATCTTTGGAGGGCACCGCACAACAAATATTTTTACGCTGTTCAGCCTTAACTTTTGATATGATTCAGTTTATTGTTAACGAAAATCCTGAAGTAACACCTCAAGAAGGGCCTGTAACAGCATTTTCAAGACGCAATCCAAGCCAAAGCGTTATTGATACGAACTTAGATCTGGATGCTATCTTTGATCATATTCGCATGTTAGATGCCGATAGTTATCCAAAAGCATACATAAAACATGGAAAGTATAAGCTTGAGTTTACTAATGCCACAAAAAGCAACGGCGCTTTAACTGCCAATATAAAATTAACTTTATTTGAGTAA